In Bacillus sp. SM2101, the following proteins share a genomic window:
- a CDS encoding DUF3923 family protein, with the protein MKVSWVAWWIINACWLVLFAIGSIYLAQRDVDATGAVQTPEIIMLNITVLVAAFVIPLLFQLGWLIIMISKKSNRNKNDHQYN; encoded by the coding sequence TCTTGGGTTGCATGGTGGATTATAAATGCTTGTTGGTTAGTTTTGTTTGCAATAGGATCTATTTATTTAGCACAAAGAGACGTGGATGCAACTGGTGCAGTTCAAACTCCAGAAATTATTATGTTGAATATTACGGTTTTAGTAGCAGCTTTTGTAATCCCTTTACTTTTTCAACTTGGCTGGTTAATTATAATGATTTCTAAAAAAAGCAACAGAAATAAAAACGATCATCAATACAATTAA